One genomic window of Novosphingobium aureum includes the following:
- a CDS encoding acyl-CoA thioesterase: protein MSRSPLRPREAYRAFVPVATRWHDNDIYGHANNVVYYAWFDTAVNSWLIEAGLLDLDSTDADAPIGLVAETGCRYAAAVRYPQELEVGLAVARLGNSSVTYHLGLFVAGEEQAAAEAHYTHVYVDRESHRPVALPAHWRARFAELA, encoded by the coding sequence ATGAGCCGCTCTCCCCTGCGCCCGCGCGAGGCCTACCGCGCCTTCGTCCCCGTCGCCACGCGCTGGCACGACAACGACATCTACGGCCATGCCAACAATGTCGTCTACTACGCCTGGTTCGACACCGCGGTGAACTCGTGGCTGATCGAGGCGGGACTGCTCGATCTCGACAGCACCGATGCGGACGCGCCGATCGGCCTCGTCGCCGAGACCGGCTGCCGCTACGCCGCCGCGGTGCGCTATCCGCAGGAACTCGAGGTAGGCCTCGCTGTCGCCCGGCTCGGTAATTCGAGCGTGACCTATCACCTCGGCCTGTTCGTCGCGGGCGAGGAGCAGGCCGCCGCCGAGGCGCACTACACCCACGTCTACGTCGATCGCGAAAGCCACCGCCCGGTCGCCTTGCCCGCACACTGGCGCGCGCGCTTCGCCGAACTCGCCTGA